The genomic window GATACTTTCGTCTGGTCGTTGTTTCCTTGTTGCTAACATGTGTCTAGCAAAAATCAGattttttggttttacatACAGTTTTTGCAGTATTGTGATCGCTTCTTCGTAGTTCGTGGCTTCGCTTATATATGTGTAGATATTTGGTGATATATGATTTATCAAAAGCTGAAACTTTATACAGTCCCATTTTTCTGGCGGAGGAACCGACTGTGCATCTGTTTCTGGAGCGGTCGGTTTCTGCACGAAAATGAAGCTTTCGAAAGTCTTATGCCAGTGTATCCAAGCTTTCGTACCAGAGCTATTTGACGGGTCGATATCAAATCTTTCAGGGCGAAGATATTTATCCATGTTGCTTTTTATTTAgcttattaaattgaaataagacaaaaccttttaagaatataaggttataataagctaaattaacagtaaaatattttggttaCATTTTGATACATTGACAAAAGTTAGTGTCTAAACAGATTGACAATGTCATCAGTTTATAATAGTatcatgtaagaagtttacaaCAAAGAAGTTTACATCACTTAGTGTTTAgaagagtgctttaggatagtactttagttgaaacatgtaaacgctacttgctttagtaaacgctacgctaaagaacttgcctttcaagttgtactaaagcactctcctaaacactaagataatgtaaatcggccttaacatagacctttaacttttttttttttttttaaagggacCCCTACATCCTAGCCTATCAGCCAGGCAGATTTGTGGCCAAGCAGCAGGGGAGTGTCAGAATCTCCCCTTTCTTAAAAAGGGACATTATTGTCTTAAAGGGTTGGCGTCTCCCGCCGGGCCCGGGCGACAACTACTCCGAAAATatcgtcataatatttataggtgAGTTGGGGCCCGCTGCCCGGCGACACCCGCGTTACCTCTCGTGCTATTTGTGCGGGTGACATATCTGACAATCTTGTCGCAGAATTTTTCCAGCTGCGATCTGTGCCCAAGCAACATGTCGGATAGCCCATCCAGGGATACCCTCAGGCCAGTCTCGAGTTCCAGATCGCACCTGGCCCTTTCAAAATTCGCACAATCGACAAGTAAATGAACCACCGTTTGGTCGCTTCTGTCGTCACAGTCACACGCGGGGCTTGTCTTCAGTTTGAGTCTGTGTAAATAGTGGCCGGTTAGGATCTGCGCCATGTGAGGTGCGAAACGCCTTGTCTTGATTTGTTTGTATGCCGCATTtgcatctttaaaaaatatttttgtgactGAGGCGAACCCCCACATAGCGCTCGTTCCAGGGGGTCTAGCCAAGAtggcttaacagtagtgtatgtagaaagtcgaaaactaaatttgtatgaaaatgacagctcgtgtcgacagtcggtagcctaggccctaaaggcgtaagtcgggatacaataagcgacgccatgacagtgctacgaaaagacacacattaacgcttacgctattcggtagccaacggccaattaatgtttcggcagtgtagaaaaaacggcGTTTCTCCGCCATGTTTTAGCGTGATCTCAAAAGCTGCTGTTTGCAATATTTAAGTACAACTATTGCCATCTTTAACGGCTACCGTTTTAAAGACATGTCATATTTTGGACGTTTTAacgaaatggttttaatttgttatctgtctttttttaacgttctcgtgtaattataataatttaaactagagttaatatttttaagttaagagtTTTAGTTTGGGTTGGGTGTTAAATACCACCGCACTTTTTTGACGATACTAATTATCTAGGAGTGTCCGGGggaccttcattggaacacctccaagtgagtTTTGCTCCGGAAACgcgtctaaatatttttataaaaaatttaaagttttgtgtaatgtattaaaatttgtaaacaatccgccattttcttcttttctattggttataagtgatgtgacgttcacttaaaaaaatcgtgtttttaatttatcgattgttaataatcgttttatttatttatcgattatttcctcatttttgaaatttaaagttatagaaTAATCAACATTGAAATTATCGATACCTACTCGTctgtattttctaattagtacttgtatttcattgtttgcaactttctatattatttaatttttactagaataaagtgtttactttaatatccaaaaagtacccaaaaccgaatcagagcaccccactatccacgtggtcttgtctgtcttacccctagagtgtatataaataatcggaggcgcggaggaagagcagcccccacccgctgtaacaaagcacaggcattatgAAAGCTGTAGCGGCTGAGgctggtcgccgaaggcgaccaaaaagccgaggttgcggaggcttgaataaaatgcctgtgctttggtacgcaagggtggaggggctgcatttcccgtagcgccggagctgtccacaaaaacaaatattatttaaattggttaggttagagttagtatatgaatatttggtcgccgaattttcaattatttttaatattaaaatcgaatacaaaaatcgattttcactttaaaaaaaatcgattatttttcacatccctattaattttataaacttaatcgGCCATTTTGAATGTGGTTTATGCTAGACTAGCGGTAATTAGTTTTACAGTGCAaagtttactttataaatctttataaaattattgacgCGTTTCCGGAGCAAAactcacttggaggtgttccaatgaaggtccTCCGAGActcctaaataattagtatcgtCAAAAAAGTGCGATGGTATTCAAAACTGTTACCAGttttaatactaaagttaCCTATTGAACAAACCTTGGGCCGATCTTACAGTTTAGTTTGtcagttttctatttgatcaaagtactaactaaaatatttttttcagaaaaagagaagcaatggagtatgaaataatgGTTGGTTAAGTAACATTACCTCAAGAACAGGAAACAGTATCTGAAACTATGTTCTTCtacatttaatcttaataagttcagcagtttgaatgttaatgagacattattataaacaaactgcgtttgtagattttgggaagaattatatctttactattattatttacaattgttgtgTTAAGGATACaatcactatttttttaatcacccaggatgtattcatagtaactgtaggtatcatagtaattttatgaaatcatcACAACATCTAACGCTAGGTTTTCTGaattgaacatttttttttgtttataacagcACACAAACAAGATATTGACATTGCTGCAAACTAACACTTGcttacatttattagttaattatctacatatataaatatgaatacatcTACATTAGGTAGTAATGCATTTAATTTGATGCACCTGTGTGTGTTCAGTAGTAATGtctgtattgtttaataagttgttacatatgcttatttttctatgtagaCTGCAATAAGGAAGATATTTGgtgccttattttaataaaaaataaccataactgaaacatttttattttgctacctgtttgtttaatattcctaactattagtaggtatgggtcattcatatatgcattatctgtatattcttgtaaaataaactaatattgtgaaccACTTTAATGGCTTTTCCTACTAAAGAAGACATaggtaaattaccaaaaataaaactgacaaatacataacatacaatgtttattcatttcttacttaaacagattttgcatttacatattcactagtagcaaatcactgatataaccaaaagttaattgacatcaatattaacttaaaataagcatcaaacttaaatttatatctaagatGTTGGAGCATCAATATGGAGTCAAAGGTTGATTAAGGGTTATAATTTAAgactaagtttctattttataattttaattaatccctctttttttataaatatattataaacaatcaacCTTTATGGCTCTaacttaaactgaaattgtttGATAGACATAAACAGAGATAATTCCAACTCACTATCACTCCaaatcactaataaaatctacacttttataaaaatctgctttcaaattgacattaaaaatgttcaagcacaaacaccaaacctaattaaagcttaaatcaAACTCTAATTTCAGTGTTCACACTAGTCTAcgtttctattgtttttaaattccttggactttatcaacttctagtcaaccttattttcactctttatttatcaatccacagtactatttctattgtttcttctaagcggtaacaaaatatgttgcttctTCATTTTGCAGATTAGTTGTGAGGTCAAAACtcaaatcctaaaaatatcaaagtacctactactaattattattatatatcgcgattatgcaatttcaaaatattgtatttatttgtagccttttatttctgagaaaacatgaaacaaaacataattaatttaaacatgcaattaaaattcatatattcactttgcaccttccgtaaattccacttaaatcgaaaattgtTCCACTTCCAACCTTGCTGACATTCTAATGTCCCTTTTGCAGCTTCCAAttgcaaatttacaataatattgtaaagttttaacttttatttgtttataaaagtgacattaggaATACATTTAATCCAGAGACAATATGACGGAATAAGGTGCTACGAACAGCAGCTCGCATCTACGTTGTCGACTTTGCGGTAATGTATCgacatgcctcttggctacgaacgaagcgttttcgacagtacaattacgcaaaagcggtagtgtatgtagaatactTTTCGACACCAATATGGCTAGACCCCCAGGTGTCTGAAGTCTTGAGTCTTGTCAGTCGTCGCAAATAGGAAAGCGGATACGCATCGTACCCTATTCGCGTCCCTGTTTCCCCAACCGCCTCCCCCGCGAGAGCGTCTGCCCTCTCGTTTCCCGTAGTGCCAACGTGCGCCTTCACCCAAAAGAGTTCAATTTTAATGCCATTTTCATGGCACTCTTCCAGGTTCTGGCGAATCTCGGCAACTTGGGGATCGAGAGAGCGTCCACCCGCGATGGCATCCAGTGAAGAGCGAGAGTCGCTGAGCACAGCCGCATTCCGCCTTCCCTTGGTCAGATATGTCACTGCGTCCCTCAGTGCGGCTAGCTCCGCCTGGTACACTGTACAGTACGGAGCCAGCCtcacctttttatttttaatctcggTCCCGTCTTGCCACTCAGTCCATGCCGCTCCCACTCCCGCGGACGTTTTGCTCCCGtctgtaaataattttgtccTTTGTCTCTTTCAAACGGTTAATGCTAACAAATTCGCGAATCGTGCTTTGGCTACGTATTACTATCTACGTTACATgctgtatttttatacatgtggTCCCTTTTGGGACCACGGATGTTTtagttctttatttatttctctctGTGTGCATCTGTAGTGAAGATAATGAAGCGCAAATACGATCAGAAATATAGATCTGAGTGGGAACAAAATTCTGAATTTTCGTCATGGTTgacaaaagataaaataatgagAACGCCTTGTGTAAAACGTGTGGAGCAACATTTTTAAGCAGAATCGCTACAATTAAAAGTCTTGCATATTCTGAAACACATCGATAGAAACTTATACATTATAGTGGACAATCCAAGGTAAGAAAGCTATGCCCccattaacatatttataagataattgtgtcgcttatttttttatggcacattaattaattttcctaCTTCTACAGGATGTCCGATAAATCTTGGATAGTACATGTACAGTTgtataattgatttaaattcatCAAATTAATCAAATCCTGTTTATTTTCAGAACGATGATAAATTACTTCAAAGGAAAGAACCCATATCTGAAGAAGTAAGAAAAGCAGagcttatattttatgcagcGTTGGCAGAACATAATATACCATCTCGGGCCATGGATAATCTCAGCGATTTATTCAGCAAAACGTTTTATGATTCGGAAATCGCAAAGGGCTTTTCCTGCAAACGCACTAAATCTGCTCAGTTAGCTCAGTGCAGCGAATACTGACTtagtatttgtaataaaacttattgtaaatatttattattattttaatatgtctgTATAATGAAGGTGTGTAattggtaaaattaaaaagtaactgataataagtgttttaataaaaaaaatcctctttttcttttagtttatttttagtataattcaGCATGTGTTTTGGTATTGTTTAGTACTGGCACCTTGTAGTTTTGGTAGATCgccattttttaaaaacttctatTGTCTATGACATGATTCAAAAGTTACATGTTCAACGGtatgtgtttttataaacataaacttcgtaaattaagtttatattgaTGTAATTGTAGTACATGCGTTTATTTTTGCGCCATCATGAATGAAAACAGAGAATCCACGTCTAATAGCAAAAAGTTTGCGCCAGTACCAATGTCAGTACTTCTGGCCAATTTGATGTCACACCAAACTGATGCTTTGGACTCCAGTTTTACCACGGATGGAAGTTCGAATGAAGAAGATGATTCTTTAATTTGTGAAActttacctaaaaataaatcattacatACTCAAATAGGCAATCAAAATTCCACTCCTCAGTGtaatatatctaaaagtaTTAAGAGCTTTTCGTCGGAAAGAAAATGGTCTAACGCgaataaagaaaatgtaattatttcacACCAAGGCCGAAGAATTAAAGAATCACAAAGTGCTCGCAAACCTCCCAAATGCTATTTAAGCCCTATCGATGATGTTAGTGCAGAGAAGAAAAAATCGAATGAAGTTTTGCTGCCTCTTAATACCAATAGTAAAATACCGCAAAGTGACCCTCATTCTACCCATAAAAAGACTCCTGAAATGTTTAAATCTCAAAATAGTATGAGAAAAGCAAAAGTTGCTACTCCTGTAATAAAGTCTGGTATAAGAAAATTTACCCCAGGTTCAGCTAAACATAGTCAAAAAAAAGCTACACTTCCACAAGTTTTACAGAACAGGGATAAAGTAAGATGTGAGTTATTTAGGCAGAAGCAGGTTGATCCTCCACCTCCTGACCCACCTGTACCTATGCCAGCGCCTGTTACAACATCAGTTCCTGAAACacctattaataaaaagcCAATGTCTGCATCTTATGTGGCAACCCCATCCTATCCACAAGGTGTGATTGGGAACAATGGTGCAAATATTTCGAAAGtactatttaaaacaatacgtATAAAAGACAAGAAATACATGTTTGTAAAAAAGTTGGGAACTGGTGGATCCAGTGAAGTTTACAAGGTAAATATTACTCTcaaataatgatttctattATAAGCTTTACTTGCATACAGTTGCAAGAGATACGTATCTTgctcttgtaaaataaagaaataatgacaataattttcatacataattCTAATTGatctgtaacattttttttattgctatcctattaatattttatacaagtgAATTTCCTTTGAATATTCAAGGTTTTAGAGGTAGGCACTTCATGTGAATACGCTGTTAAGTGTGTAAATCTTGCAATGGACCATGATATGGCTCAAGGCTACATCAATGAAGTGAGACTGCTCCGAGAGCTTCAAAACTCAGATagagttataaaattatatgactAGTgagtatatttacattttaattagtaGTTATGCTGTCTTTGCATTAAAAACAAGTATATAACATCCAGAAACCATACAGAAGTATTCTATACTTAtgtctaaaaaatacaaaattcactacataatcatttaatttaaattattttagtttcttgaattaatttcaaaaattgtgtaaggatatttattttgaatcttAAGTACACAATTTCTTTACAGTGAGTATGATAGACAGAACCAATTTCTCCGTGTGGTACTTGAAGCAGGTGAGACAGATCTATCATCATTTCTACGAGCTCGGGGTACAGGCCTGCCCCCAGCTCTGGTTCTGCACTATTGGGAGGAAATGTTACATGCTGTACATTATATACATGAAAATGGTTAGTTGAACTAATTATACTTAAGTAGTTATAAAAGCTTTATGCTTTTTTTTCAGACGCAAATGTTATTGCACATGTAAACATAGAAATTATCATCTATTATTAACATTCTATTTTAGTTAATGTCatcttttgtaatttttaaaactaatcaGTTACAAACTGATAAACATCACTTGCCGTTGTATCTTTTTCTCTTCATAAAATTATgcagtaatttaataatggaATAAATCTTTCAGGTGTTATCCATGCAGACTTAAAGCCAGCAAATTTTCTATTAGTATGTGGACAGCTGAAATTAATTGACTTTGGTATTGCATCTGCTATTAGTGGTGACGCTACAAGTGTTGTACGGGCACAAGCGGCCGGGACCTATTCTTATATTAGTCCAGAAGCACTCATGGGAGGTGCAGGGGGATATAATAATAGTGCTAATATTaaggtaaaatttaatttatttttactgaagGATAATATTGTGATAAGTGACAGATAAACATATTGCTTACAAATATGTACATACAAAGGATTTTGCTAAAGGTATGAATGACCTTTGcttgaaattaatataaactaaatttttgcTGCTAGAGATGTCTAAAGTGTGAGCCCAGTTGCTAGCTTTGTGTAACAGTCTTAACAAAGCAACATTCAAAGTAACATTATATGAGTACTGCTTTGAtggttattgttaattattatatatatgtcttacatattatatttctttgcaGATCTCATTCAAATCAGACGTGTGGTCACTGGGCTGTATACTGTATAGTATGGTGTATGGACGGACGCCATTTGGTCATATACCCAACTTGGCCAAGTTAGCAGCCATACTTGACCCTAATCATCGCATTGAATATTCGCCAGCTGAACGTTCgtataattacttattttcaagtcaagataataattatatcttttttatttgcttgattatttttttagaatttcgGACCATCCGGGACTTGAACCCGTGACTAACTTCgttattaaaaagagtggcggagagtttattgcgcCTTATCCAGTAGAACCGcgttaagtcgaacctcgataagtcaaaaacctccaaatctcgaaaaaatgttttgttcccttcccttaaaacaccaaaacctccattacttgaaatcttgaccctctgttaatcgaaataatcaccgagtccctccaagccattttggtacatatttggTACAtaaatttgacctctgtatctcgaacataggaacgttttattttacaacctttaggGTGATGGGGGCAAAGTGCGCCATACTTTTTTCATAGTTGACTTTGGTGCAATATTACTTGTGCTTAAGTTCACGAGTGACACTAAATCATGGTACCATAAGGATCTGTGATGTTTTGCAACAACAACTAATGTCGTGTCATTAGAATCTGACAgcaaattaatgaattttagcataaaatttgaaaacagtCTGACCCGGCGCACTTTGCCGACAAATCGGGGAAGTGCGCctagtattaataaaacgcaataataaaGCATCAGAATAAAAACAGccctatattattttaagaaaacaagCAACAAAACGCatgccattttttattttatcatagcCACATTCTAGAAGATTCTATgtatttaaaaccaaatttcgGCTAAATGCGCCATACAATCTTAAGTCAGAGGCTATGAAccttttttctaaatattgaTAATCGAGTGtcaagtatattttttcttttatttacgatGGGAATACCATGGTTTGGAACTACTTATTTGGTATCAGTATTATAAAGGGACTGAAATAAGAAGTTAGTCAGTGAAATTAGTTATtaagtgtaatatttattataaattcttaaCAAAACTAGGTAACGAAAAGAAAATCAATGAGAAACatcttctaaaatatatattagttgtaattattcaaaaacattaaTCAAGCAAGGCTTGTTACCCTtacaacttaataaataaagtaaaggaGATCGACTTTCCAGAGGATGATGTAGTCCGAGTCGATGGAAGTCCCTTAAGACCTATGACTTTGGTTTTTTGTGGATCACTGCAGTAACTGGTTTCATCCAAATTGTAAATTCGCTCAGGCTTGTCCTGAAGCCCTAAGTCGGCAATCACTCTGtctaaaatatcataaaattctTGGATGACAAATGGGTCTGCGGCATTCTCACGAGCAACCTCTACAGCCTGcggttttttaattgataactTATAACGCTTTTTGAAGCTTGAAAACCAATCTTTGCCGGGAGTACCATCGTTGAAAGGTGTTTTTAGATCGTTCTGCTTGACATATCTCTTAACAATATCTAGAAATTCTATACGAGTCATGCCGaagccatttttttttccaatatATGCAAACATTTTGCCATCATTTTTTCTGTCTCATATTGAAATACTGGTGGTCTGCCTAGACTTAATGATTTTTGGCCCCTTCGACCTGTGACGTGGTccataatagtttttcttggGATAGCAAAGGTTGATGCGGCTGCATACCCAGACATTCTATCCGATCGAACAGCTTCGACTGCTTCATTCAAAGCCTCTCTGGACCATCAAGGAACTTCAGTTTTTCTTTCAAAGCGCCCCAtcttaaacaaaaatcataaataataatgatttaataattgtgaCTTTTACTAGTCTATTGTAgacacattttaaaaaagtttgtaacCTCTGGATTGCGGCGAAGTGCGCCATATAATAAGTCAGTATGGCGCGCTTCCCCAACTATATAAATTTGAGGTTTGAATATTTAActtgcaaaaaatatatacattttactaGATAGAAGTGAAATAAAGTCAGAatctaaaagaaaaatatttaaattgcgCACTTACCTCACTCGTATATCGGTAAAAACTCGATTTCTTGAGATTTACGACGATGATCACGCCATAGTCATCTCTCCTCACCACTTTGAATAtcagtgaaaataaaatggctCGTGTCTCAAACTCACATGACTAGAGCTATATATGAGTTTCACCAAGAACTATGATTTAGTTTGTAGCATCGATATAAGGTGTCACTACTAGTATCAAATCGGTAGTTTTCGAGATATTTGTGGTAGGTGCACTTGCCCGGTAGGCGCACTTTGCCACCGTCACCttacaacttgatcatttggaatttattatctctattgttcgaacaaaaataagttaccgactttaagaacttgccgacaatgtgagtacactattgtttcttagaaaacattttaggagtatacaataataaatttatgactcatggaaacacgtgtttgcttgctttTTGTGTCAGGTGTTCAATTTTGATTCACTTTGAAATTTAGCTAAGCCAGTCATTTGTTTTCGACTTAAATACTATCAGAAGTAGTTTGGTTCTACTGCAATACACATCAATTAGTACAACAGTTAACATGAGTGCTGTGAAAcgtaaactaaaaactttgaGTCTTAAGAAGAaacctcaaactctttatgtcgaatcaaaatccgcctaagtcgaaatcctccataagttgaaaactctataactcgaattttttggcgtctcccttgatgttcgacttatagaggttctactgttTGTTTAGTAATTAGTTTCACCAGCTGttcttaatttgaaaatgttaatttttttacctatGAATAAATCTTATACTGTTACAtcgatttaatatttattttcattaatagatCTGCCGTCATCACTCATATCAGCGCTAAAATGGTGCCTCACGTACAACTCCCGGGCACGACCTTCTGTGCGAGAACTATTGGCAATACGACATTTGCAGCCCCATGGAAGACCTCTGCCTGACCATTTGATAGACAGGGTCAAAGCTCATGTCAGCCCTGAAGAACTCCGGCTTCTCCGGCAAGCTAGATTGTAAATATTCTAAGATATTGTGTCGATATAAAAGACAATTTtccaaacaaaatattaaaaatatatgtacattgAATAGGGATATGAAGAGAACTATGACGTCACGATCAACCACACcgcttaaaatataaatgcatctatcaaattattttgtacCTTACTTCTTCAACCCTTAGTTCAATCAACCGTAAAAAAGAACTCATAGTCGACAAATGGTCAATAGCTAACTGGAGTGAGATGTCACTGATATTGcgtgttattaataaaaaaatgtgcatAGGTAGGCTcctaaagtatttaattaaaaaataaatcagtggcactacaaccttttttaagtcttggcctcaggtttctgaatctgtttcatgatcattttcaaatctaataggctccaatgcctgacacacgccgtcgattttttgggtctaagacatgtcggtttcctcacgatgttttccttcaccgttcgagcaaatgttaaatgcgcacatagaaagaaaatccattggtgcacaggcgggggatcgaacctcaggtatgagagtagcacgctgaagccactaggccaacactgctcacaaagacttgattttaaatattatattgaatatcttagattata from Pieris napi chromosome 3, ilPieNapi1.2, whole genome shotgun sequence includes these protein-coding regions:
- the LOC125063538 gene encoding dual specificity protein kinase Ttk — translated: MNENRESTSNSKKFAPVPMSVLLANLMSHQTDALDSSFTTDGSSNEEDDSLICETLPKNKSLHTQIGNQNSTPQCNISKSIKSFSSERKWSNANKENVIISHQGRRIKESQSARKPPKCYLSPIDDVSAEKKKSNEVLLPLNTNSKIPQSDPHSTHKKTPEMFKSQNSMRKAKVATPVIKSGIRKFTPGSAKHSQKKATLPQVLQNRDKVRCELFRQKQVDPPPPDPPVPMPAPVTTSVPETPINKKPMSASYVATPSYPQGVIGNNGANISKVLFKTIRIKDKKYMFVKKLGTGGSSEVYKVLEVGTSCEYAVKCVNLAMDHDMAQGYINEVRLLRELQNSDRVIKLYDYEYDRQNQFLRVVLEAGETDLSSFLRARGTGLPPALVLHYWEEMLHAVHYIHENGVIHADLKPANFLLVCGQLKLIDFGIASAISGDATSVVRAQAAGTYSYISPEALMGGAGGYNNSANIKISFKSDVWSLGCILYSMVYGRTPFGHIPNLAKLAAILDPNHRIEYSPAEHLPSSLISALKWCLTYNSRARPSVRELLAIRHLQPHGRPLPDHLIDRVKAHVSPEELRLLRQARL